Genomic DNA from Echeneis naucrates chromosome 23, fEcheNa1.1, whole genome shotgun sequence:
CCTGAACTAGTTTCTTAGAAAATCCTTTACATGAACCATCACACATACCAGCAGagggtgacacacacacagataccaCCACATCCATCTGATGAATAACTATTAATAACATTTCAGTCTCTGATCCTCAGAGCTCAAGCTGTTCTCTTCAAATGAATCTTTATTGACACACAGTAACAAACATGTTAATAAAGGGGTTTGTCCTGTGGCGTCATCATTGTGACGTCACaatggaaaaacagcagcatgttgtttcagcttgtgttgcttttattgtgaacCCCCCCGCCTTTGTTTTGAAAGGTTCCCCATAAACATCCATACTCTGGTCTCCGGTCCTAAACCTGGACCACGTGTTGTAATTTTTCCTGAGTCAGTGACGTCAACAATTCATGTTTTCGATGTGAAAATGCGTCATCATTTAAAGGTGATGAATCGGTGATCAGAAAACTGACGTCACTGTTATTGATTAGTGATCAGCTGATAATCAGCGCGTTCATGACTCCCTGGtcctgatgaagatgatgatgaagaggaggagggggcggggggacCTGTGTGTCTCGTGCAGCCTCCGGAGCGCAGGGCGGGGCGACGCCGCCGCAGCAGCTTCATCACCGCTGACCGACACCGACCTCCCGCTCGTCTCCAGGCCGCGGCATGGACCCTGGGGCCCGGCCGCCTGTCTCCGAATCACAGCCGGTCCGGTTCGAGCTGCGGTCCGTCCGGAGGGTGATGAAGGCGGAGAGAGGTTAGACTCAGACGGCAGACTCGATTCGGAGCTCCGCGCTCCAATGCTGCAGAGAAACCGCCATTGTTTGGGGATCCGCAGAAAAGCCCGGAGCTCTGAGACTCTGACCGACACACGATGCTTCTCCAGCCGCTGCTCACCGTCAGCCTGCTCGGCCTCCTCCAGGTAGGACCGGCCGGAGCCGGCCCAGCGGACCGGGGCTTTGTTCGGGAGCCGGTTCACATCAATACGGGGGgttggggtggtggtggtgtgtgtgtgtgtgtgtgtgtgtgtgtgtgtgtgtgtgtgtgtgtgtgtgtgtgtctgtctgtctgtctgtctgtctgtctgtctgtctgtctgtctgtctgtgtgcgcgcgcgcgcgtctttttgtgtgtgtctgtctttgtctgtgtgtgtgtgtgtgtgtctgtgcagcagagaaTCAGCTTGATGTCCCGAAGAAAGTGGGTCAGttagacacaaacaaacacacagacacacacgttcTCCGGAGAATCTCAGCTGGTTCAGATTCACCTGCTCAGGTGTGACGTAACGAATGACGTCAGATTCTTGTGTGATTATTGATTTCTCAGCACTGAATCTGTTTGCATGATTTCAGGGGCCAAATGTTGggagctgtgttgtgttcaagTGCAGCAGACATGGTGGGACATTATCAGATGTTCTCAGAGCTCAGCATCAGGACCCTTAATGGCCCCCGTGGATCcatttcacttcctgtccagAGCTGATGCCTCTCTCATCACAGTGGAGGCCCTGGGAGCCCTCAGGGGCCCTCGGGGTTCACCTGGTCGGTCTGTTTAGGGTCAGACCTGGAAGGGCTGCTTCCTGTTGATTTCCTGTTTGATCTGATGAGCTCAGGGTATAATTTCCTGTGATGTCAGCGATGTGGTGGATGGTGGTCACTCCGTTTCTTCATGAAATCTCACAGACGAACGATAACCGTTTATCAGCTCCGcttcctgtttgttcagtctgaTGGTGATGTTCCACCCCAACAGCGTTTTGGCTGCAGCTACACATCTATCTAGATTTATACCGATAagattttattaataaaaaatacaatgaaacaAATCAAGCAGAATTTTACTGCTGATgccaaagaaacagaaagtttaGTCATTTAGCAGAAAGTTCAGTTAAAGCTTAAAGTATCACCAATCATCTCCATCCTGTATGAGCCATTTAGCTGCAGAGCTAATGCACTTTAGCTAATATTAAAGTGTAATTGATAATCACTGAtgacttttatatttaatatttattttgtatttacagtgtttgtgagtctgtgctgcagcagatcacggaaacacaacaggaagtcaaaTGGTGTGAAaagtcacacaaacagctgctcttATGATGATTAATGTGATTAATGTGGTCTCAGTCTGAGGCTTTGAATTTACCAGGTTCTGGTCCAGGTGAAGAGCAGAGACCTGGTTCAGCCCAAACAAACCATACTAAGTCAATCTATGCTAACTATCTGCCTCACTAAACGGTTGTTAGCAGACATGCTAAATTATTAGCTCATCACCCTTCAGTTGCCTAGAAACCATCTTTGGTTTTTATCacgttagcttagcttagtgATGCAGACATGACGGTCTTCTGACCAGTTTATTCCTGATCAGCAGAGAGTCATCGATAGCTGATCGATCCCTGATCTGTCTGTTATCCGTTATTGATAACAGACAGATTGAAGATCTGAGTCTTCATCCTTGTCACCTCtcttggggggtgggggaggagaAGCAGCCATTGCTGCTTTCAGTGAGTTGGTTGCGGGGGGGCTCTGATGAAATGCTCTGGGGGCGCTGACAGTTTGTCAGACAAGGTGTCGACTGCAGCATGATGCTGCGTCCTGTCTCAGgccttatgctaagctaggctaaaaTCAGGGAGCAGGCTGCCAGTCCAGACAACTGACTACATTAAGAGGGGACCTAGCTGATGCTAACTGTTAGCACCTTTTTTTCCACCAACAGTTGAGGCAGGAAACAGCTCACCTGATTAGTTGTCTCTTTGTATTTATTgctttactgctgctgctgttgtgtactgtttgtttttctgctctgagtGGATCAGTCAgtgatctgtgtttgtgtgttgatcaGTGTTTCCTTTGATTACATCCTCAGGTTTTTGTTGCACTTTCAGCGATGAGGATTAATCCTAACACAGTTTAAATATGGCGGTAAAGAGATATTTTGAGATTTGTTTACCTTAAACTTTTAATTGATGTAGTTtggaaacacactgaaacattttaaattgacaccctttgccccccccccccccaagacacacagaaactggAGGTTTGCATAATAACTTTGGCAGCTGCCTGAGGGCACCACCTCCTGACCCCGCCCCCCATTGACAGGGTCAGATACTCCATTCAACTCTGAGaatggcgtgtgtgtgtgtgtgtgtgtgtgtgtgttcagagaatgtgtgtgcttgtattcTTGTATTGGACTGGACACTAGAAGGCAGCATGAGGCGTTTAGGGCCCCTGGTTGAGCAGATCTTGTGTTCAGTGACTTTAAAGAAACAGCACTTCCTGTATGTGGATGCCGCCACAGTAtaacaacattaacattcagACATGTCGTCCTGAGTTGGAGACGTAATGGGCATCTTCTCCCGCCCAATTGTGCCTCTCCTTTCATCTCTGTTACTATGGCAACCATAGAGCAAATGGAATGAATGGATTGGTATGGATTTTCTTActctgtgagagagaggaggggggccTTGATGGgtcttgcagttttttttctggacCAGGACTCATAGTCCACATTTCCTTGAACACTCACTGTGGCTCAGTCCGCTGCTGAAAGTAGTTcccaaaaaacacagtttcctgtttgtgtgatatttaaaaacagcagcaggcagagctGGGTGGTTAGCCTAGCATAGTGCAAAGAGTAGAAACAGAGGGAActgttagcctagcttagcacaaagaggctctcagtgatgatgatgatgatgatgatgattacaaAGAGGATGACGAATCCTCTCTGATCGTCTGTTTTTGTGCCATTTTCTCCAGAGGTCGTTGACCTTCCTTGTCACCGTGGACGATGGCGGGTTGTTGATGGCGACCCTGGAGCCGTCGGACCTGCAGGACAATGTGACAGCATACGCAGCCAAGGTCTCAGGAGAACCACGTCAGGTCCTGGTGCAGTTCCTGAACAGCAGCGAGCCTGTGCTGTTCAACACGTCCCTCCACGGTCTGTGCTACTCTGTGGGGCTGCTGGTCAGACTGGGCCAGACCTGGTCCAGACCAGTAAAGACAGTCTCTGTTCTCACCAGTGAGTCCTTCGAACCTCAGACCTTGttcaggttttcatttcagtgtgacATCAAGAACAAcaatcagataaagatagaaatttCAGGTCAGCTCTAGAACagcccaaacacatgagaggaacttttctttggaaaagaaggaaacattcagagggTGTTTTTAGtgagttcttgttttctgagcttctctcccCGACTagagagaacagagtctgacctgatcagacagaatcagctgattctggaTATGAGGTAAGTCCAgctgtgatgtctgtctcctcAGAGCCCCTCCCCCTGCGCAGCGTCCACATATCAGACTACAGAGACGCTCCAGAGATCGGTGTGGTGTTTGAGATTGAGCCTCCAGCAGGAAATGTCTTCAGCAGAGTCAACATCAGCTTCACTGAAGGACGAGAGAGGCGCTCGATGCTCtacaaaggtcagaggtcacatgtGGGTCTGTCAGACGAGTCTCAGCGTGTGGATGTCTCTGAACcgtcttttcttttgtctcagaTTTCTACAAAGGGAAGACGGTATTCAAACACTGGCTGCCTGGAGTGTGTTACCGCAACATCACCTTCCAGCTCATCTCTGAGGTCACTGTTTCCCAGAGTGCACTGGtcacacacagtgacatcacacacacacctgtgcacCATAGGACAGGTGAGACCAGTGCTGTGTTACTgagagtgttgtgttgtgtttgaccTCTGCTGTTGAATCATTAAatctgccccccaccccccagtgCCCTACCCCCCCCTCAACATCTCCCATAAGATTGTCCACTTGAGCCCGACGGCGGGGCCAGGAGGCGCCCGTCCTGAAGGGAACCAGGAAGTTGGGCGAGCATCCCGCCAAACTCGAGACGTCTTGctgatggaggagcaggaggaggagtctgAGGAGGTAGCAAGAGTTTCCACTCAGTTCCCCTTTAACCTGACGGGGGCGGCCCCTGTCAACCTGAGCACCAACCAGACCACAGAGGTGGAGACTCAGAGCTACTGGCTGGATCCCACTGACCCGCCCCCCACCGaccgggaggaggaggagtttgtcAACGCAGTGGTGTCGGAGTACGAAGACTCCAACGAACCGGGTTCAGCCATGGGGCTGTCCCCAGAGCCCCCCGTCCTGCCGACCAAACTGCCCCCTATCCTGCTGGAGCTGCGCTGGctacccccccgcccccccaccagTTATGATGGCTTCAATATCTATGTCTACAGAGACggtaaacaggaagtaaagaagaagagaggaggatgaaCGTGAAAttagaaaaagtgaaactttaatattttctggtttcgttcaaagaaagaaaaaaaaaaacagttttagttCAGACCAATAAAGATCCTGAAATTCAACATTTAAGTTTCAACTTTAAGTTTCActtaaatttaattcaaaaagtttaactttttgaattaaattaagaaaaaccTGAACATTTCTATGATGTTTTAACTTTTGGAGATAAcagttgattttaaaaagacCCATCTGATGTTCTTTAGTCACATTAAGACTTTTTATACAAAGATGTTAAAAACAATCTGATTTAAATGAGTCTAATAATCTAATGTGAGTCAAACACAGAATGTAAAAAGTCTGTTCTGTTTTAAAGGGAACTCCACAGAAATGGCGACTGTGGATGAAAACACTCACGAGTTCTTCACGGTGCTAACGGAGCCGGGATCGTACCGAGTCCAGGTCACCACGCTGAGCTCATCAGGCAACTGTGAGCCCAGAGAGAGTGCCAGCGACTCTGGTTTCACCTTCTACCTCGGTACGACCGCCAAGCGCTGTGGCCCCGCCCCTTAAAAAACATCCCCATCAGAGTTTTTACTTCCTGTTGGTACATTTTATGTTCCCGACCTATTTTCTATATAAATTCATTTTCAGGTATTTTAGGGAGTgttacatgatttttttttttttttttttaaaaaggtttaaatTCTCAGAATGACTAAATGACAGCtaatcatcattttcattaattgATTGCTCTGCTGATTAAATGAACCAGCCGACCCTCAGAGTCGTAGACCACAACCAACTGACCGCTGAGGCTAAAGGGGCTTTGTGTGGTCTTCCTGTCCCAGGTCCTGGAGGCGAGCTGCTAGAAGAACTGAGGGAGCGCCCTCAAGCCGTCAGCGTCCGCCTGCTGGACTCCAGCACCGCCGCCGTGTCATGGGCTTCATCCTCCGAGAACCACAACGGCAGTCTGGTTTCGGTGGTCTCCACCACCTGCCTGAAGCCCAGCATGAGCCAGAGGATGGAGAGCACCTACTGCAGCGAGGTACTGGACCGGACCGGTCTGAAGCCTCGTCTGGGCTTAGTCTGGTCCTGACAAGTGAAATCAACATGTTGTAaaacagaatatttaaaaagtaaaataaatcagatgaaaTATTTTAGAAACATCAGAGGTTTTGTCGGACCCTAACCCTTAACTTCtacaatttaacatttaaagcctcacatgattttttttttatcaatcaactttatcttttttttttattcttattagaACTTTATTCTTTATGTGAATAAAACCTTCACCCTCCAAATGtttctaataaataaatcattcattaacAGATTAAACcctttttgtcttctttgctctttgttttttctttcccaggAAAACTCCACCAGTGACATCATCTCCAACCTGACGCCAGGCGCTCAGTACCGGGTCGTTGTTTTCCACACCAACGGGCCTCTGATCAGCCCACCATCTGAGCCCGTCATCATTGAAATTGGtgactgtctctgtctctctgtcgtCTGACATTTGACCTATGTGTCTCTTTAAGTCCTGACGAACATGGTGTCTGTGGTCATGTGACGTGTCAGAGCCCACAGGTGTCCGGGAGCTGGCGGTGTATCCTCTGAGTCCGACGGCGGTGATCTTGAGCTGGCAGCGTCCGTACCACGTGGCCTTCAGGAAGTATGTCCTACAGACCTTCTTCTTCAATCCCGTCACTCTGGCGTCGGAGTGGACCACCTACTATGAGATCGCCGCCACCGCCTCCATCATTGCCTCTGTGGTAACTGAGACACGCCCTCCTGTTGGATTTGACCTTTAAGCAGTGTCTATCTGACCGTAGCTGTTTCCTCTCAGAGAGTCACCGACCTGCTTCCCGCCTGGTATTATAATTTCCGTGTTTCCATGGTGACGTGGGGTGACCCGCCACTCAGCTGCTGTGACACCTCGACTGTGAGCTTCATCACAGGTACTGACATCATCGATGCCATCAGCTGTGTGACTTTTCCGGCTGCTCTGTTTATTTCCAATCACTTTTACTGATCAATTGTTAAGCCGCTACTACTTCCTgtttatatttcacattaaacGCCTTCCGTCACTGTCTCCATCTTAGCTCCTGAGGCTCCTCACATTTCATCTGTGGATTATGCTAATGGGGTCCTCTACGTCCGCTGGACATACGGCGAGCTCTTCATCGACCTGTCACACTCCAGGATGCTTCATTGGCAGGTCGTTGCCATCGGAAAGAAGGGACCTGAGAAAAGCTATTCAGTGGATGTGAgtcctccatccatctgtctgtcctttcATATCTGAGTCGGTGGATTTGAGCAGTTTCCCTCCTCTGGCCCTGATCCCAGTCTTGATCCCAGACCTGTGATAGAAACCATCAGGATTTTTggaggatttgttttttgtcctttgttACGAACATAatgttttttaaactttcaaacaggaaaccaaaaggctcactgtgtgtctgtccctgtCAGGTGACCCGTAATGTGATGCGGGCCAGCCTGCCCCTCCCTCCAGGTGACATCTACAACCTGACGGTGACGGCATGTACTGAGAGAAGCAGGAACACATCACTGCCCAACATCATCAAACTGGGtcagacaaccacacacattcacacatacaagcacacagGGTTTCTTCATATCAGTAAGGCTTATTAGCATTAGCCTTTTCACATCGGGGGAAGACATTTGGGGGGTGCATAGACCAGGACAGGCCAGAACAGATCAGGACAGACAGACTGGGTCCTGAGCTCCTGTAAGTGTTGTTTTAGCCACAAAGTGAATATGAAACTTCATGTTTCCACTTCCTCATCTGAGCTGCAGTATTTTGGTCGTGACAGGAAGTGTCAGTTTCTCAGCTCACCACCGACCTGAACACGAATTCGGGCTTTAATCAAACCTCTGTTTCCTGCAGAGCCAGCTCCCCCCAGGTCTCTGTTCGCCGTCAATGCCACCCACTCGTCCGTGACTCTGCTGTGGACCGAGGACGGCGTGGCAGATTATTACCAGGTGGTGTGTCGTCaatctggaggaaaaaaggagctGAAGGTAGGAAACGAGGAGCTGAAGGGAGGACACATCTCAGCTGTGGAAAAAGCTTCTTCTTTGATTTCAAATTTGGGTTCAGCAGAAAACCAAAAATCCTAATTTAGGTCAAAATTTaatattcagaatcagcagcagattttttGAGGTGTCATCTCTCAGGTCAGCTGGTCGTTGGTCAAATTCCTGTTAGAGGAAGTTCTAACTCCacaatgttgatgatgatgataatgatgatgaagcGTGCGTCCCTATCAGGCCCGGGAGCCTCAGGTGGCATCCTCTCATGTGGTGACGGTCTCTGGTTTGACGCCGTCGTCATCCTACAACTGCAGCGTCACTAGCTTCAGTTACAGCAGCCCGAGCAAACCTGcacacatcagcatcagcaccacAGGTAGGGGGCGCCGTCTCACCGGTACCAGACCAGagccccaaaaaacaaacaaacctgaaaactaaatattttcatttctgcaaaGATCAGAATATTTAGACTGTTCACAATCAATCTGCATTCATATTCATAGATTATtatcatgtgtttgtttttatatttgtttttatgtattatgagagaaaaactgaaagttaaagatgaaaatgtaaaaaaaaaaaaaaaaagtggatggaataaaaatgaaaaaattttgAATGTTGTCACATTGAAATCTTAACGTCAAATTGAGGTTTTACAGATTTTGATCCCCTGTAACctttttcctgtctgcagctAAAGAGATGAACCCAAGCGTGGCAGCCATCTCGGCTCTCGCCGTCCTTAGCGTCCTGCTCATCAGTCTGCTCGTCCTCTTCTTGCTCGTCCTCCGAAAGAAACACCTGCAGATGACCAGGTACGCTCATCTTCATCGTCTTCGTCCAGCTCATCCTCATAGAAGGGTTCAGTTCTGTCTCTGCGCTGAAAACagacttttgtttctgtgtcttggttttgttgtattttattatctGATGAGACTTTAACGAAACTTTTGGCCTATATTcagattttcagtttcacaaagaCTTCTGTAGTTTCTGACTTCTTCCtctaaatgaaattaaaattttgtgaCTTCAACTATTTTTTAGTTTCAACATCTATTTCCAGCAAAAATGTGGTGAAGAACAAACTCGGCTCATGTTCTTTAGCAGccaataaaaatgttcagttttaacCAAATTTTGTCAAAACAATGACTTTAAACACTGAAGAGAATTAGatgattttgtaattttgtgttgTTAGGTTATTTTGAGTTGATTATGAGTCCTGTTAAACATCAAACAGTGAACTGAGTTCAGCTGAAACTAGTTTCCCCCATAAAACCCAAAAGGatcaacacaaaatacaaaacatctTAACCTCCTAAGAGCCAAACTCCTGCCTGCCATGTAATTTTAAGTTCTCTTTCAGGTGTGTTGTTGGTCATCTTGAATCTAATGTCTTAGTTTTATACCCTTCTGCCACCACTAAGTGGAAGTATAATGGCCTCATATGTGGACACCAGACCCTTGTAGAGAAAAATGTAGTATTGTCTAGACGACCCAAAACATGGCCAGGAGGTTAACACAGCATTCAAacctttgtcatcttttttcatttgtatcaaAACTTTACACACAAATAGCAGATAGTTCTTCAGATTTGTGTGAACTTTATTATTTGCTctgtcagtaaataaataaatcagacgCACGTTTAcagctcacttcctgttttttatcACTGAGTCATCAGATatttttcacttcctgcttcttcTGTGCTTCAGGGAATGTGGAGCAGAAACATTCGTCAACTTCGCCTCATTTGAAAGAGACGGAAAACTTCCTTACAACTGGTAAGTCCCGCCCCCAGCTCCGCCCCCAGTCTGTCTGTTCATCTTCACTGTGACCCCCCCGGGCAGATTAGCAGCTGAGGAGGCAGATCAGGGATTTGGATGTGTAGCTGCAGACTTCAGCTCAGCTGAGGCGCTTTAATGCCTGtcaggaggatgatgatgatgatcccCCCttccccccgcccccctcagTTTGTCGCTGATGAAAGATCAGGAAGTAATCTCAGATTAAAAGGGACAGCCCAGTTAAAATCCAACTGTGAACGCAGATCATCTGATCAGACTCGTTCATTAGAGTGATTAATATAACGGCTGAAAGACGGTCAGTGAAGGCATCACCTCCATCTGCTCCTCTCTGACTCCATCACTAAATGTCCGccacagtctctgtttctgcttcGACTGCGCCatgtgatgatgtcaccacTGATGCACATCAATGTGCGAGAAGATTTTCACCATTAATATGTAAAATAGTGAACATTAGCAGTGGTGGTTTTCAAACTCTGGTCTGCAGATCCTCAGTGGACACCAGGTCTTGTCTTATTTCCCCTGATGGATTCCTTTCTAAAAGcctgtcctccatctttgatagtgacgtctagaGTTGCATCTGCGGTGTGTggtgtcacagccaatcagagtctctggatcagtcctgtatgtttctgagtttattgtatTGACAGAATAAcgacaatcagatatttggagctgatttttcatcattactgctccaaagaatgagcagaactcctgaagAGTTGGCTGGTTCTCCGTTGAACGTCTGTCGCAGGTTTTTATCTGATTCTGGAAGATCGCAGTTttctgaacattttcaaaataaagttgggTCCATTTTAAAAAGTGCAGGTTTTCAGCAGCTGAGTTTAAAACTCCTCATGTCACAACCAAAGTTTGGTTAAAATTCAGACTGAACTGAATGAACAAGTTCACCAAAACTTCTCAGATATTTTTGATGAAGTTCCAGTCCTGATCTGGGTCTGGGTCTTGGACCAGGCTACGAAGGTTTGAGGTGTTTGGGAATCTGCATCGGTGGGGTCATGGAGGTTTATGAGGTCACAGGTCAGTGCAGGTGGCATTTTGACGTCACCGTGTGTGACAAGCCGCAGACTGTTCAGACTGCAGTGGTCCTGGGTGAGTGTTGCATTGTGGGACTGGCCGGGAGGACGCAGTGATGTCACAGACTCGGGCTGGAGGTTATTTAAATCAGACAGTGCAGCCATTGATGTCCGACAGCGAACAGACGCCTGTTgtcctgcagaggaggaggggactgTCTCTGCATGAAGCTTTAACTCTGAGCTCTTTACTAATGAAGCACCATGTTCTGTCACCCCCTGgtgtctgtttctcttcatctttcctgtttttatttgtattttttatttgaaccCCTTCAGGCGAAGAAGCCTCTTTGCCTTCCTTACCCTCCTGCCATCCTGCCTTTGGACTGACTATCTTTTGGCTTTTTATATTAATCCGTGGTAAGTAAGCGTTGGCCTGTCAGGAGCATGAGCCACAGCTCAGCGTTGGTCAGACattgtttctcctttttaccAGGTGACCTCAAACTGCTCACACTTCACTCACAAGTCTGGTGTTATTCAATATTTTCATCTAATCCCACGAAAGCTTTTACAGAATATTTATACACCCACTGCTGAGTTTTTATATATTGTTCATTACAAATGTAAATTGAGAAACAATTTCTAAAATCAGATCCTGCTGCCGAACACAGAAATATTCAGCAGATAAATAAACTGTAGCTAATATTTGATTATTGAGAAGGACCGTTTAGATTTATGatcaacaggaagtcagaccTGATAAAATCACtctaccaaaataaaactatttccgGCTCTGATGATTTAAAgtctgacagaaacagctgataGAGGTCACAGAGGGGTTGTTAAATTAgatcaaattaaatgaattaatttggTCAGATTCAGAGTTCTTAATGTTGAAGAACCAATCAGGGATCACCAGGAGTGACCTTTGGttcccctctgacctctgaccccctaAATcagtctggtgtgtgtgtgtgtgtgtgtgtgtgtgtgtgtgcgcgtgtgtgtgcgtgagagaaCAAAGGGGGAAATGGAGAATACCACCAGACTTTTATCTTCAAAGTTTCACCTAAAAATGAGTTTTAAGTTGAATtccagaaaacaggaagtcagcagaTGAACTTTGTCTCCTGATGCTGTCTGTGGTCCATCAGTGTCACTAACATGTTGGATGTAGCATGATGCTAACGTTGATTCTAACGCTGGCTTTGCTCttcagtgtcagtcagtgtgtttgtttgtctgtttgtgctttgtgtgtggtctgtttgtgttagtgtAGATGTTGTTGTGCATGTTTCAGATTTCTTCtctgatttttaataaaatcgggatcaataaaaacagatttaactgaaagaatgaaaacataaatgtaaaaaatgcaTGTTTGCATTAAATAGTTTGGAGGCAGTTCTAGATGAAAAGCATGTTTctgagcatgttttttttttttttttttttttaacgtttcATTGTGAGATTTTGGGGTTTGATCGAGAATTTACTTTTGATTAAGTTCAGAGCTGCCAATATAGAAATGAAATCAAgttaaaatgttattatatatatatatatatatttatggttttgttgttttgacaaactgaaacaaacgaaccaaccaaaaataaaaaacaaataaactcatTTATTTAGtatgaaaagtaaaaattgagcttttatactttatattatattatatatttatattatatactttatattattattatttatacttATTATGGAACGTTTTAGATCATTGTCCAAAactccaaatgtgaaaacattcacCTATGAAAGAATAACCAACTATTTAATTTCATAGTTATACTTAAAGGTT
This window encodes:
- the ptpro gene encoding receptor-type tyrosine-protein phosphatase O isoform X1, with protein sequence MLLQPLLTVSLLGLLQRSLTFLVTVDDGGLLMATLEPSDLQDNVTAYAAKVSGEPRQVLVQFLNSSEPVLFNTSLHGLCYSVGLLVRLGQTWSRPVKTVSVLTKPLPLRSVHISDYRDAPEIGVVFEIEPPAGNVFSRVNISFTEGRERRSMLYKDFYKGKTVFKHWLPGVCYRNITFQLISEVTVSQSALVTHSDITHTPVHHRTVPYPPLNISHKIVHLSPTAGPGGARPEGNQEVGRASRQTRDVLLMEEQEEESEEVARVSTQFPFNLTGAAPVNLSTNQTTEVETQSYWLDPTDPPPTDREEEEFVNAVVSEYEDSNEPGSAMGLSPEPPVLPTKLPPILLELRWLPPRPPTSYDGFNIYVYRDGNSTEMATVDENTHEFFTVLTEPGSYRVQVTTLSSSGNCEPRESASDSGFTFYLGPGGELLEELRERPQAVSVRLLDSSTAAVSWASSSENHNGSLVSVVSTTCLKPSMSQRMESTYCSEENSTSDIISNLTPGAQYRVVVFHTNGPLISPPSEPVIIEIEPTGVRELAVYPLSPTAVILSWQRPYHVAFRKYVLQTFFFNPVTLASEWTTYYEIAATASIIASVRVTDLLPAWYYNFRVSMVTWGDPPLSCCDTSTVSFITAPEAPHISSVDYANGVLYVRWTYGELFIDLSHSRMLHWQVVAIGKKGPEKSYSVDVTRNVMRASLPLPPGDIYNLTVTACTERSRNTSLPNIIKLEPAPPRSLFAVNATHSSVTLLWTEDGVADYYQVVCRQSGGKKELKAREPQVASSHVVTVSGLTPSSSYNCSVTSFSYSSPSKPAHISISTTAKEMNPSVAAISALAVLSVLLISLLVLFLLVLRKKHLQMTRECGAETFVNFASFERDGKLPYNWRRSLFAFLTLLPSCLWTDYLLAFYINPWSKTALKKRKLTSPVQLDDFDAYFKEMSKDSAYKFSLQFEELKSVGLDLSHDAADLPVNRPKNRYTNILPYDFSRVKLISLHNDEGSDYINANFIPGYKHVKEYIATQGPLPETRNDFWQMVLQQKSSIIVMLTQCNERRRVKCDHYWPFTDEPVMYGEISVEMLSEAEAPEWTIRKFRLGYADETQDVLHLNYTSWPDHGVPTVNAIESILQFVLIVRQQANRTKDPIVVHCSAGVGRTGTFIALDRLMQHIREHEFADILGMVSEMRSHRLSMVQTEEQYVFIHQCVLLMWQKKKQQSVTSDVIYENASKT
- the ptpro gene encoding receptor-type tyrosine-protein phosphatase O isoform X4, which translates into the protein MLLQPLLTVSLLGLLQRSLTFLVTVDDGGLLMATLEPSDLQDNVTAYAAKVSGEPRQVLVQFLNSSEPVLFNTSLHGLCYSVGLLVRLGQTWSRPVKTVSVLTKPLPLRSVHISDYRDAPEIGVVFEIEPPAGNVFSRVNISFTEGRERRSMLYKDFYKGKTVFKHWLPGVCYRNITFQLISEVTVSQSALVTHSDITHTPVHHRTVPYPPLNISHKIVHLSPTAGPGGARPEGNQEVGRASRQTRDVLLMEEQEEESEEVARVSTQFPFNLTGAAPVNLSTNQTTEVETQSYWLDPTDPPPTDREEEEFVNAVVSEYEDSNEPGSAMGLSPEPPVLPTKLPPILLELRWLPPRPPTSYDGFNIYVYRDGNSTEMATVDENTHEFFTVLTEPGSYRVQVTTLSSSGNCEPRESASDSGFTFYLGPGGELLEELRERPQAVSVRLLDSSTAAVSWASSSENHNGSLVSVVSTTCLKPSMSQRMESTYCSEENSTSDIISNLTPGAQYRVVVFHTNGPLISPPSEPVIIEIEPTGVRELAVYPLSPTAVILSWQRPYHVAFRKYVLQTFFFNPVTLASEWTTYYEIAATASIIASVRVTDLLPAWYYNFRVSMVTWGDPPLSCCDTSTVSFITAPEAPHISSVDYANGVLYVRWTYGELFIDLSHSRMLHWQVVAIGKKGPEKSYSVDVTRNVMRASLPLPPGDIYNLTVTACTERSRNTSLPNIIKLEPAPPRSLFAVNATHSSVTLLWTEDGVADYYQVVCRQSGGKKELKAREPQVASSHVVTVSGLTPSSSYNCSVTSFSYSSPSKPAHISISTTAKEMNPSVAAISALAVLSVLLISLLVLFLLVLRKKHLQMTRECGAETFVNFASFERDGKLPYNCPVQLDDFDAYFKEMSKDSAYKFSLQFEELKSVGLDLSHDAADLPVNRPKNRYTNILPYDFSRVKLISLHNDEGSDYINANFIPGYKHVKEYIATQGPLPETRNDFWQMVLQQKSSIIVMLTQCNERRRVKCDHYWPFTDEPVMYGEISVEMLSEAEAPEWTIRKFRLGYADETQDVLHLNYTSWPDHGVPTVNAIESILQFVLIVRQQANRTKDPIVVHCSAGVGRTGTFIALDRLMQHIREHEFADILGMVSEMRSHRLSMVQTEEQYVFIHQCVLLMWQKKKQQSVTSDVIYENASKT